One Pan paniscus chromosome 16, NHGRI_mPanPan1-v2.0_pri, whole genome shotgun sequence DNA segment encodes these proteins:
- the ANPEP gene encoding aminopeptidase N, whose product MAKGFYISKSLGILGILLGVAAVCTIIALSVVYSQEKNKNANSSPVASTTPSASATTNPASATTLDQSKAWNRYRLPNTLKPDSYQVTLRPYLTPNDRGLYVFKGSSTVRFTCKEATDVIIIHSKKLNYTLSQGHRVVLRGVGGSQPPDIDRTELVEPTEYLVVHLKGSLVKDSQYEMDSEFEGELADDLAGFYRSEYMEGNVRKVVATTQMQAADARKSFPCFDEPAMKAEFNITLIHPKDLTALSNMLPKGPSTPLPEDPNWSVTEFHTTPKMSTYLLAFIVSEFDYVEKQASNGVLIRIWARPSAIAVGHGDYALNVTGPILNFFAGHYDTPYPLPKSDQIGLPDFNAGAMENWGLVTYRENSLLFDPLSSSSSNKERVVTVIAHELAHQWFGNLVTIEWWNDLWLNEGFASYVEYLGADYAEPTWNLKDLMVLNDVYRVMAVDALASSHPLSTPSSEINTPAQISELFDAISYSKGASVLRMLSSFLSEDVFKQGLASYLHTFAYQNTIYLNLWDHLQEAVNNRSIQLPTTVRDIMNRWTLQMGFPVITVDTSTGTLSQEHFLLDPDSNVTRPSEFNYVWIVPITSIRDGKQQQDYWLMDVRAQNNLFSTSGNEWVLLNLNVTGYYRVNYDDENWRKIQTQLQTDHSAIPVINRAQIINDAFNLASAHKVPVTLALNNTLFLIEEREYMPWEAALSSLSYFKLMFDRSEVYGPMKNYLKKQVTPLFIHFRNNTNNWREIPENLMDQYNEVNAISTACSNGVPECEEMVSGLFKQWMENPNNNPIHPNLRSTVYCNAIAQGGEEEWDFAWEQFRNATLVNEADKLRAALACSKELWILNRYLSYTLNPDLIRKQDATSTIISITNNVIGQGLVWDFVQSNWKKLFNDYGGGSFSFSNLIQGVTRRFSTEYELQQLEQFKKDNEETGFGSGTRALEQALEKTKANIKWVKENKEVVLQWFTENSK is encoded by the exons ATGGCCAAGGGCTTCTACATTTCCAAGTCCCTGGGCATCCTGGGGATCCTCCTGGGCGTGGCAGCCGTGTGCACAATCATCGCACTGTCAGTGGTGTACTCCCAGGAGAAGAACAAGAACGCCAACAGCTCCCCCGTGGCCTCCACCACCCCGTCCGCCTCAGCCACCACCAACCCCGCCTCGGCCACCACCTTGGACCAAAGTAAAGCGTGGAATCGTTACCGCCTCCCCAACACGCTGAAACCCGATTCCTACCAGGTGACGCTGAGACCGTACCTCACCCCCAATGACAGGGGCCTGTACGTTTTTAAGGGCTCCAGCACCGTCCGTTTCACCTGCAAGGAGGCCACTGACGTCATCATCATCCACAGCAAGAAGCTCAACTACACCCTCAGCCAGGGGCACAGGGTGGTCCTGCGTGGTGTGGGAGGCTCCCAGCCCCCCGACATTGACAGGACTGAGCTGGTGGAGCCCACCGAGTACCTGGTGGTGCACCTCAAGGGCTCCCTGGTGAAGGACAGCCAGTATGAGATGGACAGCGAGTTCGAGGGGGAGTTGGCAGATGACCTGGCGGGCTTCTACCGCAGCGAATACATGGAGGGCAATGTCAGAAA GGTGGTGGCCACAACACAGATGCAGGCCGCAGATGCCCGGAAGTCCTTCCCATGCTTCGATGAGCCGGCCATGAAGGCTGAGTTCAACATCACACTTATCCACCCCAAGGACCTGACAGCCCTGTCCAACATGCTTCCCAAAG GTCCCAGCACCCCACTTCCAGAAGACCCCAACTGGAGTGTCACTGAGTTCCACACCACGCCCAAGATGTCCACGTACTTGCTGGCCTTCATTGTCAGTGAGTTCGACTACGTGGAGAAGCAGGCATCCAATGGTGTATTG ATCCGGATCTGGGCCCGGCCCAGTGCCATTGCGGTGGGCCACGGCGATTATGCCCTGAACGTGACGGGCCCCATCCTTAACTTCTTTGCTGGTCATTATGACACACCCTACCCACTCCCAAAATCAG ACCAGATTGGCCTGCCGGACTTCAACGCCGGCGCCATGGAGAACTGGGGACTGGTGACCTACCGGGAGAACTCCCTGCTGTTCGACCCCCTGTCCTCCTCCAGCAGCAACAAGGAGCGGGTGGTCACTGTGATTGCTCATGAGCTGGCCCACCAG TGGTTCGGGAACCTGGTGACCATAGAGTGGTGGAATGACCTGTGGCTGAACGAGGGCTTCGCCTCCTACGTGGAGTACCTGGGTGCTGACTATGCGGAGCCCACCTGGAACTTG AAAGACCTCATGGTGCTGAATGATGTGTACCGCGTGATGGCCGTGGATGCACTGGCCTCCTCCCACCCGCTGTCCACTCCCTCCTCGGAGATCAACACGCCGGCCCAGATCAGTGAGCTGTTTGACGCCATCTCCTACAGCAAG ggcgCCTCAGTCCTCAGGATGCTCTCCAGCTTCCTGTCCGAGGACGTATTCAAGCAGGGCCTGGCA TCCTACCTCCACACCTTTGCCTATCAGAACACCATCTACCTGAACCTATGGGACCACCTGCAGGAG GCTGTGAACAACCGGTCCATCCAACTCCCCACCACCGTGCGCGACATCATGAACCGCTGGACCCTGCAGATGGGCTTCCCGGTCATCACGGTGGATACCAGCACGGGGACCCTTTCCCAGGAGCACTTCCTCCTTGACCCCGATTCCAATGTTACCCGCCCCTCAGAATTCAA CTACGTGTGGATTGTGCCCATCACATCCATCAGAGATGGCAAACAGCAGCAGGACTACTGGCTGATGGATGTAAGAG CCCAGAACAATCTCTTCAGCACATCAGGCAATGAGTGGGTCCTGCTGAACCTCAATGTGACGGGCTATTACCGGGTGAACTACGACGACGAGAACTGGAGGAAGATTCAGACTCAGCTGCAGACAGACCACTCG GCCATCCCTGTCATCAATCGGGCACAGATCATTAATGACGCCTTCAACCTGGCCAG TGCCCATAAGGTCCCTGTCACTCTGGCGCTGAACAACACCCTCTTCCTGATTGAAGAGAGAGAGTACATGCCCTGGGAGGCCGCCCTGAGCAGCCTGAGCTACTTCAAGCTCATGTTTGACCGCTCTGAGGTCTATGGCCCCATGAAG AACTACCTGAAGAAGCAGGTCACACCCCTCTTCATTCACTTCAGAAATAATACCAACAACTGGAGGGAGATCCCAGAAAACCTGATGGACCA GTACAACGAGGTTAATGCCATCAGCACCGCCTGCTCCAACGGAGTTCCAGAGTGTGAGGAGATGGTCTCTGGCCTTTTCAAGCAGTGGATGGAGAACCCCAATAATAACCC GATCCACCCCAACCTGCGGTCCACCGTCTACTGCAACGCTATCGCCCAGGGCGGTGAGGAGGAGTGGGACTTCGCCTGGGAGCAGTTCCGAAATGCCACACTGGTCAATGAGGCTGACAAGCTCCGGGCAGCCCTGGCCTGCAGCAAAGAGTTGTGGATCCTAAACAG GTACCTGAGCTACACCCTGAACCCTGACTTAATCCGGAAGCAGGACGCCACCTCTACCATCATCAGCATTACCAACAACGTCATCGGGCAAGGTCTGGTCTGGGACTTTGTCCAGAGCAACTGGAAGAAGCTTTTTAACGA tTATGGTGGTGGCTCGTTCTCCTTCTCCAACCTCATCCAGGGAGTGACACGACGATTCTCCACCGAGTATGAGCTGCAGCAG CTGGAGCAGTTCAAGAAGGACAACGAGGAAACAGGCTTCGGCTCAGGCACCCGGGCCCTGGAGCAAGCCCTGGAGAAGACGAAAGCCAACATCAAGTGGGTGAAGGAGAACAAGGAGGTGGTGCTCCAGTGGTTCACAGAAAACAGCAAATAG
- the MESP2 gene encoding mesoderm posterior protein 2, with translation MAQSPPPQSLLGHDHWIFAQGWGWAGHWDSTSPASSSDSSGSCPCDGARGLPQPEPPSCSSRAAEAAATTPRRARTGPAGGQRQSASEREKLRMRTLARALHELRRFLPPSLAPAGQSLTKIETLRLAIRYIGHLSAVLGLSEESLQCRRRQRGEAGSPWGCPLCPDRGPAEAQTQAEGQGQGQGQGQGQGQGQGQGQGPGLVSAVLAEASWGSPSACPGAQAAPDRLGRGVHDTDPWATPPYCPKIQSPPYSSQGTTSDASLWTPPQGCPWTQSSPEPRNPPVPWTAAPATLELAAVYQGLSVSPEPCLSLGAPSLLPHPSCQRLQPQTPWRCWSHSAEVVPNSEDQGPGAAFQLSEASPPQSSGLRFSGCPELWQEDLEGARLGIFY, from the exons ATGGCCCAGTCGCCTCCTCCGCAGAGCCTCCTCGGCCACGACCACTGGATCTtcgcccagggctggggctgggccggCCACTGGGACTCCACGTCCCCGGCCTCCTCCTCCGATTCGTCGGGTTCGTGCCCCTGCGACGGCGCCCGCGGACTCCCGCAGCCAGAGCCTCCGAGCTGCAGCTCCCGAGCCGCAGAGGCAGCCGCGACGACGCCCAGACGAGCGCGCACCGGACCAGCGGGCGGACAGCGGCAGAGCGCCAGCGAGCGGGAGAAACTGCGCATGCGCACGCTGGCCCGCGCCCTGCACGAGTTGCGCCGCTTTCTGCCTCCCTCCTTGGCGCCGGCCGGCCAGAGCCTGACCAAGATCGAGACGCTGCGCCTGGCCATCCGCTACATCGGCCACCTATCGGCCGTGCTGGGTCTCAGCGAGGAGAGTCTGCAGTGCCGGCGCAGGCAGCGCGGGGAGGCGGGGTCCCCTTGGGGCTGCCCGCTGTGCCCCGACCGTGGCCCCGCAGAGGCGCAGACGCAGGCGGAGGGGCAGGGGCAAGGGCAGGGGCAAGGGCAGGGGCAAGGGCAGGGGCAAGGACAGGGGCAAGGGCCGGGCCTGGTCTCCGCCGTCCTCGCCGAGGCGTCCTGGGGATCCCCGTCCGCCTGCCCCGGAGCCCAAGCCGCACCCGACCGCCTGGGGAGGGGGGTCCACGACACGGATCCCTGGGCAACACCCCCTTACTGCCCCAAGATACAGTCGCCCCCGTATTCGTCCCAAGGGACAACCTCCGACGCGTCTCTTTGGACGCCACCCCAAGGCTGTCCCTGGACGCAGTCGTCCCCAGAGCCCCGGAACCCACCAGTGCCCTGGACGGCGGCCCCAGCAACTTTGGAGCTGGCCGCAGTGTACCAG ggtctctctgtgtctccagaGCCCTGTCTGTCGCTGGGAGCTCCATCTCTCCTGCCCCACCCATCATGCCAGAGACTGCAGCCTCAGACCCCCTGGAGGTGCTGGAGCCACAGTGCAGAGGTGGTGCCCAACTCAGAGGACCAGGGACCGGGCGCCGCCTTCCAGCTCAGTGAAGCAAGCCCTCCCCAGAGCTCAGGCCTGCGGTTCAGTGGCTGCCCTGAACTTTGGCAAGAAGATCTGGAGGGGGCCCGCCTGGGCATCTTCTACTAA